In Drosophila willistoni isolate 14030-0811.24 chromosome XR unlocalized genomic scaffold, UCI_dwil_1.1 Seg106, whole genome shotgun sequence, the genomic window AGGGGCTTAATAACACGTTTCCGAATATTATGACCATGCGACCCTTTAGTTTTAGGCATTGACTGTGAAGATGGAGCGATCAAAAACGATCAATTAGTGTGCttgtctttttattatttgaaatgtAAGGCACGTTTTGACGGTCTGCGTTCATCTTAGTAAGAGTCCTTAACAAGAAATATGAATTTATAATCATGACTCGAAAACATAACAACGACTTCTTTTTTACTCGATCAACATTTTTGTCGTTCATAAATATAAAGTCATCAAAAATATGAcagttttattttcatttcgttgtGGTAAACGTTTAAGCTACAAGGGACATgagtttaaaattattaatggTAACATATTGTCTGCCTTATATGGGACTGTAGCTGAACATAAAGCGTGTTCGAGATGAACCAACAAGCCATTACTAAAACTTGAAGGATGACTAActgaaatatttaacatttccTTAAAATTAAGTATGAAATTGGGTGGAGagtgaatattttaaattttagaaaaCTTACTGTTTCAGTTACCGTATATAAATTAGgtgaatttttttaaaacataatttgattattttttaaaacataatttgattaaattttttacTTCAATTTCTATTTCAGTTGACTAAAGCAGGGGTCAGTATTTATGCATGTTTGTATGTAAAAAGATAGAACAACTTGTCGCTTAATGTCTGGTTGCTTGTGAACATAAATTGATTTATATAGTGATCGTACTGGGGTGTCACAGAAATTAATGACGACCTAAAACCAACGCAAATGCAATTGAAGGATGACACAGAACCTATCTTTTCTCTAACATTTCGATAAAATTAAGCTTTTATTGAAATATGAATAGAATAAAGTTATATGAGActaaacttttattattttgcccAAAACGCCTCTAGAAACCCGCTGCAACAAGTACCTTTGTTTCTATTTAAAAATGAACTACACTTGGTGCCTTGGTGCTACTGTACCGATTAGCCCATTAGCGACgcaagtttttatacccttgcaaaacggtatattaattttggtcaaaagtgtgcaacgcatagaaggaagcaccATCCAGACTCAGctggatcggatcactatatcatatagctcccatacaaacgtcaaagtcacgaacagtgacttttcgcaataacttcgttgttttttgagctattgtcgtaaaatttaaatatttatgaatttattagACTAACAaccgactgtgccaaatttgatcaagatcgggtgactatatcgaatagctcccataggaccgatcagtcaaaaacagtgacttttgtcacataaaatatttgtcagttttgcataactattaatgactgtgccaaatttgattaagatcgggcgactatatcatatatctcccataggaacaatcggcagtgaacagtgactttgatcaatatcttcggtatttcctaagccgttctttcgcaaacattagccctCTGGTTTAATGAATATTTGTATGACGTGTTTCTATACAAATTTCGTTTGTTTAACAATATTGACACGCCTACTTTCGCCGCCgcaaattaaatgaaacagcttttctcgaaaactaacaaagtcaCCAGATCTGGTGTGAAGACTTGTTTAATATGCGCGCAGATTATGATTTCAGCCACGCCCCCATCCGCCTctataatttagaaaaaacctaTTGCCTCCCGCAATTTTTCGACTACCGTAATCAAATTTGCCAAATGGCAGACTAATGAATCTTACTTATTTCTACCAACCCAGAaaaaatcggactagaaacatgacaaatatatgtacgtaAAAACGTGTTTTACAAGGAGTAAAAAAGAGCGGGGATGGACGTAGGCTAATGGCGGGACTAGAGTGCACGTGTGTTTGTAAGAGTGAACGAGAAACAacttaataaacaaaaacatatttcATGTGTGTTCGATCAATAGAGATGTGCTTGCGTTGAAATGTTGCAAGAGACTAGTTGAGTTTTTGCACTCTCGAGTTAACTTCGGATCGCACACAAATGGCAAGACGAGCATATTGGCGAAATGAAATACATCAAACTCGCcgaaatgtatgtaacaggcataaaaaagttttttcgaccccataaaggatatgtacatatgtatatattcttgatatCCGAGTCGATTTTGCCATATCCGTCGGTCTGTCCGTTGACGCGTATGCACTTTACGgttctattttaaaatctattGGAATGAAACTGGAGACTTATAGCATATGCGggataaaatgtaaaaatcgTCCGGATCGGCTTTCTATATCTTTAAGTGACTTACGAAAAATCGACGAAGGAGTTGGAGTATcttcaaaaaatatttccaGAAGGTTATGAAAACTTCGGTGTAGCCGATGTTagtttttttgatatttgtaTCTTTCTTCTTACTTTTTGTCGTTATAACCGGTATATAGTTGAAACCATTATCGTCCACTGATTGTGCTTCCATACAAGATGTAATGAAAACCTTGAAAACCAACCAAACCTTCCTGAGTGTATCGTTATAAGTATATAGTTTCTGACAAATTGCAATGTGAAATAATTTATAGTTAGCAAAGTATTCTTTAAAAGCATACTTCAAAAATTTCACATTcacatatatttttgaaattattgcATCCCAGGAATTTTCGCGTTCTTTTAAACTGCTGGATTCAGTCGGATGTTTTTttcggcaaaaaaaaaaccggaaAATTTCACATAACATTGTACTACTTATGCaatatagaacaaatgaagtaagtcgtctcgcctaCTTAGGGTATACCATACGCCAGTAAAACAagtatttcaaattatttctaaaaaaaaattctgttcacatgctttttacaagcatatctcagtatctcgctcacttaGCACACTAgagcccccaccagccaacggccaactacggccttatggaaaaacgtttatatgcataacttggctatttttagtccgatttcgatcaaatttggtattttgctggatattaatatcaaatttaagtgtttcattgcacaaggtagaaaattacgggggcggaaaggggcgtagcaaaaatttaaaataaactcgatcactttacatactacTCGAGTCAATATACCAAAtgtggtggctctagcttttatagtctccgagatctaggtgttcatacggacagacggacggacggacggacggccggacagacggacatggctagatcgactcggttgttgatgctgatcaagaatatatacactttacagcttccttctgcctgttacatacattttggcgactttaatataccatttcacttTATAAGTGAAAGGTATAAGCGATGGGTTTTTCGCTTTCTCGACTGGCTCGGCTGAGCTCagggaaaatggggtggttCTTGTGCTCTCCCAAAACATGCGCTACATAAGTAAAATGAAGACAGAGATAAGGAATAAAGGACTACACCTAAATAGggatttttatgcagaggtgATGGGTGTTATTCGAAGGACCTAGATGTCATTGCCTTCTCTTTACCCACCCAACCTTGTAATACCTAGGGAAAATCAGTATTACCCATATTGTGGCTGTTAAACCTTTTACGTCAGGTGCCCAAATaaactaactcagcaattcatcatttcatacatatattcaaattcaatgAAAAAATTGGCATATGCCATTAAGATAAGAAGATAGCATCGGATTTCGTATCCCACTTAGATAATAGgagcattaacaataatttcaaatatagaGTTCCTAACTAATTCGGTGAGAGGAATCTTACAAAAATGTGTGTTGttttataagtataaatttGATCTAAACTAAATCTTACGTTaagcatttatttaaattttcaatttcaaaaataaaaaaaactaactcTGTGGTCGCGGCAAGCGGTTATATTTCGCCAATAGATTTTATGCGGCTATGCCGTACTTACAGTTTGTAGTCCAATCCAGTCAGCAGGCCTGATGATGGGTGGAGCACTAGAGGCTGTTCAAATTATTAATAAGGgcacaaaaatataacttgCTTCTCGTTACCAACGTTATGATTTTAAGAACCTGCTATATAGAAAtttcatattaaatattatacttaTAAATTTGAACACATGTTTGTACGATACttaaagaaaacgaaaaacggCTGTTTGAGGGTCTGGGGGTGAGGTTGGGGTCATCAAAGCTGGTTTTTGAATCTGCGGCAACGTCTTCCCAGCAGAAATCTCCGGTCTTTGTTGCGAGGGGCTATCCCGTGTCCTAAGGTGAAACATCCACTCCAACGAGGGTTCGCCTAGGAATTAGGCTGGCTGGGTACGCTCCACACAACAATATGTGTGCGCACTTATGGCCAAATCGCTCTCCAACAATTTATCCTATGGTCAGTTCATGGACTGGGCCGACATTTATTTGGTCGTAGTCCCAAAAGTCCGACATGAAACCATGGATGGGGTCGTCTTCTGGCCTTATGGTGGCTAACACAATGAGTACGCGCTTGCCTTTAACGGAGGCAGAACAGCGCTGGCTGTGGCGTTTTATTTTCGttccttaattaaaattggaaCTCGAAAAAAAAGGCGTGGACTTATGTATGTCCATGAGGGTACCGGAGTGTTACGTCACTCCACGTGCATTGCTTGCacttgtggtttttttttcgcgtTCTCCCTCCTCTTATTCGCACAACTGCACTGTAGCTCATACCATTCTAGACTCCCTGCACACTATTCAAGCTCAATTTTTGGGCACTTGTCTTGTAtgagcttttctatggaaGTGGATCGTGTAAGCTcggttccaaaaaaaaagctcaaggTCAATTCGCCTTAGAAATAGTGTATGCCAAATATATTCGTCTAGCTAGcagatttatataatttaatgtttGAAACAGCGCACCCTTACATAGTGAATGGAGAATCTGTGAATTTCGTTAGTTTTCTTCGTAGTTTATAAATTCTGTGTATGATATCAGGAGAGATGCGGACATTGAAAGTGTTTTTCAATGGATATAAGAGTTAGGAgggatttaaatttaatactaatatctagcaaaataccaaaatcggacaaaaaccagtcgagttatgcatataaacgtttttccataaggccgaaGTTGTCCGTTGGCTGGTGgaggcgctagggtgctcgtatgcttgagtgagcgagatactaagatatgcttataaaaagcatgtgaaaatgcatttgtttaataaatttgaaatatttgctttactggtgtatagtatacctaagtcggcgagacgacttacttacttcatttatccTATGCTTATTTGCCAGCTATATAATACAGTCACCCGAAATTTTACTGTCTTAATTGTGTATGTCAAATTGACATATAGGTATAGGTTATACTTTATGACAATAGCTGAGTAAATGAAGAAGTTAtcgagaaaagtcactgttcgtgacatTGCGGTTTTTCATATAACTCACTactaaaaaataaagaaataaaaaaaaacgcgaTTAAAACTCTACTCAAAAACAGATGAGATAGACACCTGATTATTAGAAAACTGTAACATTAAGGGTAATAACACAGAATCAGCAGCTGTTAGAATCCTTGTACCCACATGAAGAGTTGGTGAATCAAATATTGTGAATTAACAATGTCCGTAAAAGTTACAGTGTTATTGTAAACATAAAGGCTATCAAAATGGAATTAGAAATCTTCGACTTCAGCCCTCTAACATTGTGGTAATCCAGATTACGGTCTGAATCTCGTTAGGAATACATCAGACGCTGATGTGCCAAAAATAGCTGTGGTCTAGTTAATAGTGAATGGAGAATCTGTGAATTTCGTTAGTTTTCTTCGTAGTTTATAAATTCTGTGTATGAAATCAGGAGAGATGCGAACATTGAAAGTGTTTTTCAATGGATATAAGAGTTAGGAGGGATTTCTATCACCGTTAAAGCAAGAACTCTGAAATGCATATACTGCAGGCATTTTATATCTCGGAATTAGCTGGATTAAAAATCTATATCGTATAGTTCCTATTGGGCCATATCAAGCgagttttaaaaaattaatatttgtttgttttgtcttcttttaatgactgtgccatgAAGATTacgatttatttatattttatttacctCGTTCAAAACCGATAAAtacgtttttatacccttgcaaaaagggtatattaattttggtcaaaagtatgcaacgcatagaaggaagcatctccgaccatataaagtatatatattcttgatcagcacgacgagatgagttcaaatagccatgtccgtccgtccgtccgtctggatcaacgcaaactcctcctagaccgttaaagctacataGCTGagattttgcatgtaggcttgtatatactgcaggcgttgtatatctcggattcagccggatcggatcactacatcatatagctcccatacaaatggcaaagtcacgaacagtgacttttcttaattacttcgttattttttgagctattgtcgtgaaatttaatattggtgagttaattacacatataaacgactatgccaaatttgatcgggtgactatatcatatagctcccataggaacgatctttcgaaaacagtgacttttgtcaataacttcgttttcCACTTAACTTAACTTTCCACTTtgataggtaaggaaagagttaccaaaaatgttgcaatggtatacaaactttgacgcggtcgaagttagccccggccctctggttttttattaGAATATGAATAAACTTACAAATTGCGACCGTCCGCAAATTAGCAAATAACTTAATTAGCTAAACTCctcaaatttgatcaaaatgaCTATCATGTAGTCATAACCATATCATATAGCCGTAATTTATTAAACATGATTTCAGACTTTTTGAAGCATATGGAGATAGAATTGGTTCTTCGGTGACATTTACAATTATATTTACCTCAAATATAAAGTGCAAAAAGGTATACTTATCTTGCAGTAAACAGCAAGAGCAATTCCGTTTAGAAAGAAAAAGTTGCCTGTTATCTGTTGGTTcagattttattaaaatatttttattcacaaATAAAGtgttgcaaatattttatatatttatacatatataataccATTGTAGGATTTTTACGAAATACATTTCACAGGTCccaatatttaaatagaacCGAGGTTTTCGTGTCATCGTGATGATACCACACGTTTGCATATAAAGTTAAAAACCAAAGTTTTGATTAATTAATGTGACTAGCCACCTTAGCTCAAAAACAAGTGGAGAGATGTGTACAAGACCAGCCGACTATCTACTTAATAGTAGATGTACAACAAAactgtacatatgtaaaactatctaaatttattttgttgcacTCCTCAGAAGAATACAAGAATTTATTGTGCTGCATACAGAGGTAAATATTTGAAGTACTTAAAAATAGTTCAACAGTTGCCATTTGTGACACCAAAAATGATCCGTTTTTGAATGTGTCCAGGGAATTTTCTACCACTGAGTATTGTTTATTAAACCAATCTCAAAGTTTTCTATGATATATTATTCGGGCGATTGTTAATCCCAATCGCGATATTactatatgtatttacatttaaatattaaagaagctaactttaATTAgcttatatacccttgcagtctttGGCAATATTATtcttacatgttcaaaattctttttccGCCACCGTACTTTGCTGaaggaatgatggaagaagaaaaaattgtagtaaaaagagtaataatgttttgttagtgtattgatgaattgaattgcagggaaagaaattacaaaatttaaaaaatattattgccaaggactggaaggctatataaacttcggcatatccgaagttagcttctttggtatttcattttgtttttttcgttcAGTGGTaaaaattattgttgttgattgTACGATACTATAACGTTTTAATATATTAGCCTACAGTCTATATATTAATCGAATGATTCATTAATTCTTCTTCATCGGAAAACTAATAGAGCCCACAAACCCAACttcaaatttataatgttGTACTAGTAAGCTTATGAATTCAATCTTCGGCTGTAATGTATAAAATCATCTAGTAGGTTTTGACGAAACCAAacataaaaagtaaaaatttggTTAAAGGCAAAACTGTCACTTCCCATAGACTTAAATAATTGCtacatttataatttatatatttttcataagaccaatttaatttctttattatatGGGTTgatctatatttatatacagtTGTACTAATTTACACTATTTGCTTAGGACGCTATAATTATGCAAGCTTAGATACGATTTGTGCATAAAGTACATCAAATACAATATATAGATTACCAAATATATGATATAGGTACTTATATTCatacgaaaaagaaaaaattaataaattaattttacaaaCGACAGGAACAAATTGGTAACTTAAGACgataaaaacaataacaactaaaTCAAAGTTcttgttaattaattttttaaattcctttttttttttggtttcggCTACTATTGAGTCCAAGAAGCGATGGAGGAAGGAATAGGATCTGACGTTTGGGTTGATATGTTTTGTATCCTCTCCCACGTCCTTTAATCTATTTAATTGAATGATGTCaatgtttattaaaaaaaaaaaaaaaaacctatatGTGTGTTAGAGTATGCTTGCACATTAAGTTGTGCATAAACTAACGTTAATTAAAAGTTAAAGATACCAGCGACATTTCATTATAACCAAAAGCATGAATCAAGCTGGCTAGATTGCTTACTTCCTAGTCCGACATCCCATACTGGTCCGAATAGTGGGCTATGGCGTTGCCGGTTATCATTGTTGTTTGTAATTTTGTTTCACTAACTCTTTCAAATTTACATTCTATAAGCTCTGATTGTATATGTTGTATgtattaccaaaaaaaaaaaaaaaaacctatctTCGTTAGTTTCAGGATTTTCATTCTCACAAAATTGCACAAAGTCATTGGCAGCGGTTGGGTCTGGTTACGGTCCTCGTGAAAGGAAACCCGCTGCGGTCTACGAATTGGCTTGCTTTTTGGTATAAGCGGCGTTAATTAAAATACCGAATAATCACATATGAATTATTGTCCGAAAGTGTATACCTTTCTTTGCCCAAGCTGCGAAATTTATAGTGGTCACGGCCGAAGTAGAGCCAGTTTGGGGGATTGCTGTTTCAAGTGTTGCTCGCGAAATGCGACCAATGAACGAAACGCCGAGATTGGGGATGCCGTCGATGTATTTGAAACAGCAGACGGCTGGGGCGATGCGCAGGCCGATGAATGTCATGGATTTGCACTAAGAGATGTTACATTTACACCTGGTGAGATTTTTCCTGAATTGGAGGAAGAAGATGAAGCGGTGGAATTGCTGGAAATCGGTCCCATTAGATTTTGGGCGGATGTTTGGGCACTACTTGTCGGGATGTGGACGACATCGCAGCCCATTGACGATGATGAACTAGATGCCGACGGCGACACAACCGGAGGGAGAGCCATTTGCTGTGCAGTGTTGCTCGTTGTAGTTAAGCTTAAAGGTGCAAAATGGGGACCACTTGTCGCGCCCGATACAGCGGCTTTCCACAGCAATGGATTCATGCCAAGACCATTGTGGGCTACTAGGCTAGCGCCAAAAGATCGCTGATGTTCCAAAAATTCCTGCGTTGGCGCTCCTAAATGGGCTGCAGCCGGTCCGTAAAAGCCCCTGTAGAGGTCGGGTCGCACATATGGCGCATAATTGGGGATCCGAGCAGCTAATGGTGACATTATCTTACCAGGTGAAGAATGTTGACTCGGATGAGCGTAAAAACCAGGATGCGATTGTGGCAGCTCGCTGGCAGTGCTGTCTTTGGTCATAGTGACTGGTTCCTTACTATCTTTAGATGCCATATCAGCGAGAGACCATATGCGCGGTTTAGATGTTCCTCCTACCGATGTCTGTTGCGACTGTTGATGCTGTTGCAAcagttgctgctggtgatgatGATATGCGGCAATGTCTGGTGGAGAGCCAGCCGGTGGCCGAAAGTGATGATGAAGTGCTGCAGGGTGAAACAACGGATGGGTTCCAGGTGGCATACTTCCAGGACGGTCAAATAAGTCGGGGGATCCGTTCGGTGAACCTGGCCGAGATTCCGACCATTCACTGTTATTGCTTTCACCAGGACGCTCAGTTAACATATCACCTAGCCTTCCACTACGGTCCTTGTCTTCATTAGATCCAAGACCTGAGTCTTTTGCATCTGCAATTAGCCAAGCAACATTTTAAATGTTAGTTCGTGCcggaaaaatatttatagttACACTAAAGCGAAAAAGCCAATTGTATATAGGTAATTTTTACGCCACAACAATCTCTAAAAAATTCAGTCTTGCTTTTCCATATTATTTACATTCTACCTATTTTTAGAATATATGTTGGTGTTTACAACATATTTTCGTACCTAGCAAATCGTTTTCCTCAGTGTTtttgtcatcgtcatcatctaTATTtgcctcatcatcatcgacaCGATTTCGTGGCTCCCAagtcattttgttttcttttttcagtCTTCTTCTCGCATTGGCAAACCAGGTTGACACCTGAGTGAGCGTCATTTTTGTGATAATGGCCAGCATTATTTTCTCCCCTTTAGTGGGATAAGGATTTTTCTTATGTTCATTTAACCAAGCTTTGAGGGTAGATGTTGTTTCGCGGGTTGCATTTTTTCGTCTAGCGCCATTTAAATCCATTCCATAACTGAAAGAAATGAGAAAGTTTGACTTATTTAGAATTTAAGATGCTTTCACATTGTATAAAACCCCCTGCTCCTCCTCCCTTCTAACGGTCTCTctgtaaaatatataaatgcaaataaaataagCTTGTCTAAGAATGTTAAAAACGGCTGAATGAACAGAAGTCAGAAACAGTAAAATTCATTTGCTTTCGCGAAGCAGCTGTTGTGAACTATATTCGCTAAATATACCACCACATTATAACTGCATACATATACGACATATAAAAGTATGTACGACATATTCGAATGCACGTTGATACTTTTTCTTCTGAACAATTGTTTCAATCGTTGTGCCTCAAATGTGTTCATCACAAACGCATTTTTACGGCCTGCAATATCCGGCCATTCTGGCACTTTCTGGTCAGTCTGGCATTTTCGGGGTCTTTTCGCTATGGGAGCTGGAAGGCTGACGGCTAATGAATGCATGTTTTAAGAGAGAAGACATGGACAACAACTgtcttttatcttttttttgtttttgtaatatgtttttgtattcatattatata contains:
- the LOC6648848 gene encoding iroquois-class homeodomain protein IRX-6; translation: MTVHSNEIGVCLVMNAVSTHLAASSPNTPPTNAPQTPPSTLPTLPCTPNQPLTVPLTGPGHSGMVTSTVPQGERSISPGGPTTGPQAQAPSASHASASSNPSRCCETGRTIYTDPVSGQSICSCQYDMLSYQRLAAAGGVPLGVYPEGMSAYLSGIGAEQPPFYSNTAGIDLKENLVAGTSPWPYPSMYHPYDAAFAGYPFNSYGMDLNGARRKNATRETTSTLKAWLNEHKKNPYPTKGEKIMLAIITKMTLTQVSTWFANARRRLKKENKMTWEPRNRVDDDEANIDDDDDKNTEENDLLDAKDSGLGSNEDKDRSGRLGDMLTERPGESNNSEWSESRPGSPNGSPDLFDRPGSMPPGTHPLFHPAALHHHFRPPAGSPPDIAAYHHHQQQLLQQHQQSQQTSVGGTSKPRIWSLADMASKDSKEPVTMTKDSTASELPQSHPGFYAHPSQHSSPGKIMSPLAARIPNYAPYVRPDLYRGFYGPAAAHLGAPTQEFLEHQRSFGASLVAHNGLGMNPLLWKAAVSGATSGPHFAPLSLTTTSNTAQQMALPPVVSPSASSSSSSMGCDVVHIPTSSAQTSAQNLMGPISSNSTASSSSSNSGKISPGVNVTSLSANP